In the genome of Verrucomicrobiota bacterium, the window CAGCCCAGGAGATGCCCGCGCAACGAGTGCGTCTTGCGTTTGGGGTCAAACGGGTCCAGCCGCGGCCGATCGAGAGCGGCCTCCACTCGCGCCAACCGTTCCAGGTCGGACCCGATGTAGCGGCGATATGCCCGTCGAAAGCGCCCACTCGGAATGACGACCCAGCGCAGTCCATTCATGGTCTGGGCAGTCGCAGGCTTCTCCGCAACCGCTGTTTCATCTTTTCGTGAGACTCGATTTTGAGACGACCGGCAGCCAAATCCCGACGCGCTTGGGCGATGTCTGCGGCCAACTCCTTCCGCCACGTTTCTGCGCGGCGCTTACGCAGCACCTCGATTAACATGTCCTGATCCTCGGGGCTCAAGGCCGAAGCCCGATCAAGCACATCGCCGAAAGGACTTGTTTTCATACCGGCCAAACTTCGCTCAAATCGTGAACGCCGGCAGCTTCACAATCTGGCCGCCTTTCAACGCCGATTGATGCGCGCACAGGCCGACACACGTCCAGTTGGCCGATTGTTTCGCGTTTGGGAATGGATCGCGGTCTTTCACCAGCGCGGTCAAGAACTCATGCACCATGTGCGGATGCGATCCGCCGTGGCCGGCCCCTTGCGTGAAGCTGAGGTGTGTCTTCTTCGCCAGGTCATAAACGCCCTTGGTTGTGAAGCGCTGGATCGGTTTGGGCAGCAGCTTCGCGTAGTCGGGCGCTTTGATCTTCTTGGGAATCTTAGGTTCCGGCAGTTTTGCCGTGTGGAGGACGTGCGGCTCGTGTTCGATGAGCGTCCATTCAAATGTTCGCTTCGAGCCGTAAACGTCGATGCTCTCCCGATACTGCCGCGCTACGTCGAACAGGGACCGGTAAATGCGGGCGCTCAGGTCGGAGTTTTTGAACTTGATGTGCGTGGTTTCCACCGCGAACGGGGAGTTGTATTTCTTGATAAGTTCCTTGCGGATCGTGCCGGAACCGAAACACGAAACGTATTCGGCCGTGGCTCGTGTCAGGCCGCAGACCGGGCCGACGCAATGCGTCGCGTACCACATCGGCGGGAGGCCGGGCCAGTAATTCGGCCAGCCGTCCATGTCTTGCTGGTGGCTGGCTTGAAGGAACTGAATTTTGCCCAGCGCGCCCTTCTCGTAGAGTTCCTTGATGTAAAGAAACTCGCGGGCATACACGACGGTCTCCATCATCATGTATTTGAGGCCGGTCTTTTTTTGGAGCTCCACGATCTTGCGGCAATCCTCGATTGAGGTCGCCATCGGCACGGTGCACGCGACGTGTTTGCCGGCTTTCAAGCCTTCGATGGACATCCAGGCGTGATCCGGGATGGGCGAGTTGATGTGGACCACGTCCACGTTCGGGTCGTTGAGCAGTTGGCGGTAATCCGTGAACCGTTTTTCCACGCCGAACGCGTCGCCGATCGCTTCCAGCTTTTTGGGATTGCGCTGGCAGATGGCGTACATGCTGGCGTTCGGATGCCGCTGGTAAATGGGAATAAATTCGGCTCCGAAACCAAGCCCGACGATAGCAACGTTAATCTTCCCTTGGCTCATGATGGTTGAGGCGGTCGAATTCTGGGCACAAAATCGCTTCCGGTTCGTTCCTGCAGGAACATGGGCAACGGTAATGCGCGGAATGACACCGTTCTATCGCGAAACTGTCAACGGAAAAGTGCCCGTGATGCCGTGATGGTCCGTGATGGTATGCCCTCTGTTGAGGGTGGGGCGAGACTCCCGCCGAGCCAATGCCATCGCGAAGAAACCCGTGAAGCCGGTGTCATGCCGGCAGCGTCTTGCCAAAGGATTAGGTTTGGAGGAATACTCGCGAGCATGGAAGCCGTTCAAAACCCGGTGTTCGTCACGGTCGAAGATTATCTTGCGGGCGAACTGCAGAGTGAGCTTCGCCATGAG includes:
- a CDS encoding type II toxin-antitoxin system mRNA interferase toxin, RelE/StbE family, whose product is MNGLRWVVIPSGRFRRAYRRYIGSDLERLARVEAALDRPRLDPFDPKRKTHSLRGHLLGCWACSCGYDCRTIFTIEPGDQPGQQLILLQDIGTHEDVY
- a CDS encoding Gfo/Idh/MocA family oxidoreductase, whose product is MSQGKINVAIVGLGFGAEFIPIYQRHPNASMYAICQRNPKKLEAIGDAFGVEKRFTDYRQLLNDPNVDVVHINSPIPDHAWMSIEGLKAGKHVACTVPMATSIEDCRKIVELQKKTGLKYMMMETVVYAREFLYIKELYEKGALGKIQFLQASHQQDMDGWPNYWPGLPPMWYATHCVGPVCGLTRATAEYVSCFGSGTIRKELIKKYNSPFAVETTHIKFKNSDLSARIYRSLFDVARQYRESIDVYGSKRTFEWTLIEHEPHVLHTAKLPEPKIPKKIKAPDYAKLLPKPIQRFTTKGVYDLAKKTHLSFTQGAGHGGSHPHMVHEFLTALVKDRDPFPNAKQSANWTCVGLCAHQSALKGGQIVKLPAFTI